Proteins co-encoded in one Dreissena polymorpha isolate Duluth1 chromosome 12, UMN_Dpol_1.0, whole genome shotgun sequence genomic window:
- the LOC127853555 gene encoding uncharacterized protein LOC127853555: protein MSPREIEDFLYASHSGIKDNLTTDSSATKGDSHIKRTRIDLNQLGNLKPGDHITWKRTYPIWHHAIVEEVNARNKTLKVIHLSKQGSQLIVHKKTVKFEKENGNLYRIDYTGNERLSPEETLKRARVWLDTRFRNKRYNLFTNNCEHFATYCVTGKGQSNQTKEAVEKAGIGFGEAILISTPHVIKSVKTRLNKSNDKLNINARNETQRSSNSHAAKPNNPLINKQSTTKPKTATKDASPSWCSSTDSHGLSSRSKRNKDSKGKSMSSGHVSDLRDESISKRISVSDGISALRRRRSDLLPSSIRNNASKGKQKSSSDSDIWHGLSAFSMQTSDYKSALTSSNHSSNRQDLSPRSKTYDYEDKSTFSSYSNEPSKATQSNDSGKGSASLIAAVGGTGGIAVAVKKTSVASVVKKKVFERVSKARETLKGVGWKATAVTTAAAAGIEVVSSIYDIHKLYKSKKKGDISQSDFIESTTQRVVEGTCAVGGAAAGGFIGGFVGSWLCPGVGTVIGSLIGSFLGDVVSRVVGRWAGSKVGKFFSSLFS from the coding sequence ATGAGTCCAAGAGAAATTGAAGACTTTTTATATGCGAGTCATTCAGGAATCAAAGACAATCTCACAACGGACAGTTCAGCAACTAAAGGCGATTCGCACATAAAGCGTACACGTATTGATTTAAATCAATTAGGTAACTTGAAACCCGGTGATCATATAACATGGAAACGAACGTACCCTATCTGGCACCATGCAATTGTTGAAGAAGTAAATGCACGAAACAAAACGCTAAAAGTAATTCATTTATCAAAGCAAGGCTCACAATTAATTGTTCATAAAAAGACTGTgaaatttgaaaaagaaaacggGAATTTATACAGAATAGACTACACGGGGAATGAACGATTATCACCTGAGGAGACGCTTAAACGAGCAAGAGTTTGGTTGGACACACGATTTAGAAATAAACGCTATAATCTGTTCACAAATAACTGTGAACACTTTGCAACATATTGCGTGACCGGCAAAGGTCAGTCAAATCAGACAAAGGAAGCAGTCGAAAAAGCAGGTATAGGTTTCGGTGAAGCGATTTTAATTTCTACACCACATGTCATAAAATCTGTTAAGACAAGATTAAACAAATCCAACGATAAACTAAACATAAATGCAAGGAATGAAACACAAAGGTCATCAAACTCGCATGCAGCGAAACCAAACAACCCACTGATAAATAAGCAATCCACTACTAAGCCAAAAACCGCAACAAAAGATGCATCTCCATCATGGTGTAGCAGCACCGATTCACATGGTTTGTCTTCAAGGTCTAAACGAAATAAAGACTCAAAAGGGAAATCTATGTCATCGGGTCATGTCAGCGATTTGCGAGATGAATCAATTTCTAAGCGGATTAGCGTTTCAGACGGTATTTCGGCATTACGGAGAAGACGAAGCGATTTACTTCCATCGTCTATACGAAATAATGCTTCAAAAGGTAAACAGAAATCATCGAGTGATAGCGATATTTGGCATGGTTTATCTGCATTCTCTATGCAAACTAGCGACTACAAAAGTGCATTAACATCATCGAATCATAGCAGCAATCGGCAAGATTTATCTCCAAGATCTAAAACATACGACTACGAAGATAAATCTACGTTTTCGAGTTACAGCAACGAACCTTCCAAGGCTACGCAAAGTAACGATTCAGGTAAAGGTTCTGCTTCATTGATAGCAGCCGTTGGTGGTACTGGTGGTATTGCAGTAGCGGTAAAAAAAACATCGGTTGCATCAgtggttaagaaaaaagtatttGAAAGAGTTAGTAAGGCACGGGAAACTTTGAAAGGGGTGGGGTGGAAAGCAACTGCCGTTACTACAGCCGCTGCCGCTGGTATCGAAGTTGTATCATCTATTTACGACATTCATAAATTGTACAAAAGTAAGAAGAAAGGTGATATAAGTCAGAGTGATTTTATTGAGAGCACAACGCAAAGAGTTGTTGAGGGAACTTGTGCAGTAGGCGGTGCTGCAGCAGGTGGTTTTATAGGGGGTTTCGTTGGGAGTTGGTTATGTCCAGGAGTCGGAACCGTAATTGGTTCACTAATCGGATCATTTTTGGGCGATGTCGTTTCTCGGGTGGTTGGTAGGTGGGCTGGATCAAAAGTCGGGAAATTCTTCTCTTCTTTGTTTTCATGA